One Mycolicibacterium sp. TUM20985 genomic window, GTGACGAGGCGGGTTGCCGTTCCCGGCTCCGAGACGTCTCCGAGTTCGATCTCGACCTCGGTGCCCGCCCGCCGCAGCCGCTCGATCGCGCGCAAGGTCTCCGGCTTCGGCGCCGATCGACCGTTGAGGACGATCCGGCCGCAACCTGCCGCTGCCATCTTCTCGGCCAGGAACAAACCGAGACCACCCAGTCCGCCGGTGACGACGTACGCCCCCTCCCCACGGAACGCGGGCGCGCGCTCGGCGGGCACGACGGCCGCGAACTGTCCCGAGCGAGGCACGTCGAGCACCAGCTTCCCGGTGTGTTCGGCCGCACCCATGGCTCGAATGGCGTTGGCGCCGTCGGACAGTGGGTAGTGCGTGGTCTGCGGAAGCGGAAGCACACCGTCGGCGATCTGCTGGTAGATCACCTCGAGGAGACTTCGCAGGGTGTCCGGGGTGACCAACGTCAGCAACGCGAGGTCCACGGCATAGAAGGACAGGTTCCGTCGGAAGGGGAACAGGCCCATCTTGGTGTCGCCGTAGATGTCGCGCTTGCCGATCTCGACGAACCGGCCGCCGAAGGTCAGCAGTTCCAGTCCGGCGCGTTGAGCCGCGCCAGGAAGGGAGTTCAGCACGACGTCGACACCGTAGCCGTCGGTGTCACGCCGAATCTGATCGGCGAACTCGGTGGTGCGTGAGTCGTATACATGGGCAATTCCCATGTCGGACAACATCTTCCGACGATCCGGGCTTCCGGCGGTGGCGTAGATCTCGGCACCGGCCGCGCGCGCGATGGCCACCGCGGCCTGCCCGACGCCGCCCGTCGCCGAGTGGATCAGCACCTTGTCACCCGGTGCGATCCTGGCCAGGTTGTGTAGCGAGTACCACGCGGTGGCGTGGGCACTGGGCACCGCCGCCGCCGTGCCGTCGGTCAGATCTCCGGGGATCCTGACCGCGAGGTTGGCATCGCAGGTGACGAACGTGCACCACGCACCGGTCGCCGAGATACCCGCGACGCGGTCACCGATTTGGTGATTGGTCACCCCCGCGCCCACGGCGGTCACCACACCGGCGAAGTCCGCGCCGAGCTGAGGCATCCGTCCTTCGAAGGACGGGTAGCGGCCGTAGGCGATGAGGACGTCGGCGAAGTTGAGGTTGGACGCCGACACCGCTACTTCGATCTGGCCGGGACCCGGTGGGATGCGTTCGTAGGAAACGAGTTCCGCCGATTGCAGATCACCCGGGGTACGGATCTGCAACCGCATTCCATCCCGTTCGGGTCGTACCACGGTCGTATGGCGTTCGTCGGCTTGCAACGGGGTGACGTTCAGGCGGGCGGTGTAGTACTGCCCGTCCCGCCACGCCGTCTCGTCCTCGTCGGTGGACGAGAGCAACTCGGCACCCACCAGCCTGACGTCCGTTGCGTCGTCGACGTCGATCTGGGTGGGTCGCATCCGCGGCTGCTCCATGCCGATGACGCGGATCAGGCCACGCAGACCACCCTGGGCCAAGTTTGGCACCTCGTCTGGGAGCACGGTCTGCGCTCCCCTGGTGAGGACGAACAGTCGGGGCGGCTCGCCGGGCACGTCCGGAAGCACCTTGCTGATGCGCACCAGGTGCCGGACGTGATCGGCACCCTCGCTCACCACGTCGCCGTCGGTGCGGCGCGGATCCTCCACCACGACCACGCCCACGCTCGGGCGCGCTGCCAGCGACTGCCGCAGGAGCTCGGCCTGGACCGAGTGATCGGCCTGGACGCTCCACGTCATGGTGGTCACGTCCGCCTCGCCCGCCTTGAGGACGTCCGCGAGTTCGTGAGCGAACATGTCGGACTCGTCAGACGTGCTGATCAGCAACCAGTGCCCGCTCCCGACGACGTCGGTGGCCGGGGCCTCCTGACGACGCCAGTCGATGGTCAGCAGCCGGTCGTTGAGGCGTCGCTCGCGCTGGCCCTCCTCGGAGACCCCGGTGCCCAGCCGGAGACCGCTCACCGTGAACAGGACGGCACCGAGGTCGTCGAGGACCTCGATGTCCACCTCGACCGAGCCGGCGTCGGCGCTCACCAGCTGCACGTAGCAGTAGTGGGCATTACGCGTCGAGGCGTGCGCACGCAGCCGGCGCACGCCCAGCGGCAACATCAGCGTGCCGGTGTCGTCGGCATGCAGCTCCGGGTGGGCACCAACGGCCTGGAAGCAGACGTCCAGGAGCGCGGGATGGATCCCGTACGCGCCCTGCTGCGATCGGATCGAGCCAGGTAGCGCCACCTCCGCGAACACGGATCCGCCGTGGCCCTCGGTCGCGTGCACCTTGGTCAAGCCGGCGAACGCCGACCCGTACTGGATGCCCCTGACGTCATACCACTCGCGCAGCTCGGCCCCGTCGAGCTCGACGGGGTGGGCGGCCAGCAGCTCGGCCACGTCACGGGTGGCAGAGGCGGGCTCGTCGTCGATCGCGTGCAGCACCGCGGTGGCGCGCCGGATCTCCTGGCCATCCTGGCGGGTCGTGACCTGGAAGTCGGCGACCCCGTCGGCGGTCACCGATGCGACGGCCGACACCGGGGTCTGCTCCTCCAGCAGTAACAATTCCTCGAACACGAGGTCACGGGCCTCGGCCGCGTCGCCGATCACCGTCCGTGCCGCCGCCAGCGCCATCTCGCAGTAGGCGGCGCCGGGGAGCGCTGCGACACCGTGCACTCGGTGGTCACCGAGCCAAGGCTGTGCCTCCGTGCCGACGTCGGATTGCCACACGTGCCGTTCGGGCTCCTCCGGCAGCCGGACGTGAGCTCCCAGGAGCGGATGCACGGCCAGCGTCGAGGTGCCCTGCTCCTGCCCGTCCCTGGTCAGGATCAGGCGCGGGTGGGTCCAGGTCGGCAGTGGGGCGTCGACCAGCGCACCGCCCGGCCAGAGTGCGGCCAGGTCGAGGGCGGCACCCGCACTGTGCAGGGCGCCGACGAAACCCAGGAGCCCATGCGGCAGCTGCTGATCACGCCGCATGCTTGCCAGCGCCGCGAGGCGCACGTCGAGGCTGCGGGCGTTCTGGTCCACCGCGTAGGTCAGCAGCGGGTGCGGCGACAGTTCCCCGAAGACGCGGAAGCCGTCTTCGAGGGCAGCCTGCACGGCGGCGGCGAAGCGGACGGCGTGGCGCAGGTTGTCCGCCCAGTAGTAGCCGTCGAAGTCCGCAGGATCACGCGGGTCGTAGAGCGTCGCCGAGTAGTACGGCACCGTCGGCTCGCTCGGCGAGATGTCCGCCAGGGCGTCGGTCAGGTCGTCCAGGATCGAGTCCACCTGCGGAGAGTGGGATGCGACGTCCACCGCCACCTCGCGCGCCATGACACCGCGCGCCTCCCATTCGGCTGCCAGCGCGCGCACCGAGTCCTTGGCGCCCCCGACCACCGCGGACTGCGGCGATGCGACCACCGAGAGCACCACGTCGTTGATGCCGCGGGCGGCCAGCTCTGACAGCACCTGCTGGGCGGGTAACTCCACGGACGCCATTGCGCCGGATCCCGCGATGGTGGCCATCAGCTTCGACCGACGGCAGATCACCTTCACGCCGTCTTCCAGGGACAGTGCCTCGGCCACGACCGCCGCCGCGACCTCGCCCATGGAGTGGCCGATCACGGCGCCCGGCGTGACACCGTGGGACTTCATCGCGGCGGCGAGCGCCACCTGCACGGCGAAGACGGTCGGCTGCACCTCGTGGATACCCGTCACCACGGTGGGTGACGACATCGCCTCGGTCACGGAGAAACCGGACTCCGCGGCGATCAACGGCTCGAGCTCGGCGACCGCCTTGGCGAAGGCCGGCTCGGATGCCAGGAGGCCCGCACCCATGGCCGCCCACTGCGAACCCTGACCGGAGAACACCCACACCGGCCCACGCTGGCCCTTGTCGACGGCGGGCTCGTACGGGGTCTCGCCGTCGGCGATCTCCCGGAGCGCGGCGACGAGCGAGTCCCGATCCG contains:
- the pks2 gene encoding sulfolipid-1 biosynthesis phthioceranic/hydroxyphthioceranic acid synthase, with translation MGCRLPGGIDSPAGLWAALMRGENAVTTVPLDRWDAEEYYDPEPGVPGRSVSKWGAFLDDVAGFDADFFNISEREATSIDPQHRLLLETAWEAVEHAGIDPAVIADSLTGVFVGMTHADYQLLAADANAVEGPYGFTGNNFSLASGRIAYHLGVHGPAYTVDSACSSSLLAVHMACRSLHDRESDLALAGGVSIMLEPRKMSSGSAQGMLSATGACHAFDVDADGFVSGEASAMVMLKRLDDAIADGDRVLAVIRGTAANQDGHTVNIATPSRDAQVTVYRSALAAGGIDPVTIGMVEAHGTGTPVGDPIEFAGLATVYGTAGPCALGSVKTNFGHGQSASGVVGLMKAVLSLQHATIPKNLHFTAMPDEMARIETKLFVPEDATPWPAHGDHPRRAAVSSYGLSGTNVHAVLEQAPTGQPVRVVDSTTTPALAADAPMLFPLSATSAEALRASAGRLADWVEGRDEVEDPTGELADLAYTLARRRAHRPVRTVALGADRDSLVAALREIADGETPYEPAVDKGQRGPVWVFSGQGSQWAAMGAGLLASEPAFAKAVAELEPLIAAESGFSVTEAMSSPTVVTGIHEVQPTVFAVQVALAAAMKSHGVTPGAVIGHSMGEVAAAVVAEALSLEDGVKVICRRSKLMATIAGSGAMASVELPAQQVLSELAARGINDVVLSVVASPQSAVVGGAKDSVRALAAEWEARGVMAREVAVDVASHSPQVDSILDDLTDALADISPSEPTVPYYSATLYDPRDPADFDGYYWADNLRHAVRFAAAVQAALEDGFRVFGELSPHPLLTYAVDQNARSLDVRLAALASMRRDQQLPHGLLGFVGALHSAGAALDLAALWPGGALVDAPLPTWTHPRLILTRDGQEQGTSTLAVHPLLGAHVRLPEEPERHVWQSDVGTEAQPWLGDHRVHGVAALPGAAYCEMALAAARTVIGDAAEARDLVFEELLLLEEQTPVSAVASVTADGVADFQVTTRQDGQEIRRATAVLHAIDDEPASATRDVAELLAAHPVELDGAELREWYDVRGIQYGSAFAGLTKVHATEGHGGSVFAEVALPGSIRSQQGAYGIHPALLDVCFQAVGAHPELHADDTGTLMLPLGVRRLRAHASTRNAHYCYVQLVSADAGSVEVDIEVLDDLGAVLFTVSGLRLGTGVSEEGQRERRLNDRLLTIDWRRQEAPATDVVGSGHWLLISTSDESDMFAHELADVLKAGEADVTTMTWSVQADHSVQAELLRQSLAARPSVGVVVVEDPRRTDGDVVSEGADHVRHLVRISKVLPDVPGEPPRLFVLTRGAQTVLPDEVPNLAQGGLRGLIRVIGMEQPRMRPTQIDVDDATDVRLVGAELLSSTDEDETAWRDGQYYTARLNVTPLQADERHTTVVRPERDGMRLQIRTPGDLQSAELVSYERIPPGPGQIEVAVSASNLNFADVLIAYGRYPSFEGRMPQLGADFAGVVTAVGAGVTNHQIGDRVAGISATGAWCTFVTCDANLAVRIPGDLTDGTAAAVPSAHATAWYSLHNLARIAPGDKVLIHSATGGVGQAAVAIARAAGAEIYATAGSPDRRKMLSDMGIAHVYDSRTTEFADQIRRDTDGYGVDVVLNSLPGAAQRAGLELLTFGGRFVEIGKRDIYGDTKMGLFPFRRNLSFYAVDLALLTLVTPDTLRSLLEVIYQQIADGVLPLPQTTHYPLSDGANAIRAMGAAEHTGKLVLDVPRSGQFAAVVPAERAPAFRGEGAYVVTGGLGGLGLFLAEKMAAAGCGRIVLNGRSAPKPETLRAIERLRRAGTEVEIELGDVSEPGTATRLVTVATATGMPLRGVLHAAAVIEDATLANITDDLIDRDWAPKVMGAWRLHEATATASLDWFCSFSSAAAMVGSPGQGAYAAANSWVDSFARWRRAQGLPAQVVAWGAWAQIGAGQAMADNDGMAIAPEDGAYAFDALMRHTRVYSGYAPVAGAAWLTAFAQTSPFAEAFAAMGQDRSGTSEFLEELRLLARAEWPARVRRLISEEMSLILRRSVDADRPLSEYGLDSLGTLELRTRLESETGVRIGSTDVTTVRALAERLCEMMAVDLDVDAAVPAAS